The following are encoded together in the Mesoterricola sediminis genome:
- a CDS encoding FMN-binding protein has translation MKPSLVLAALLAAPLTGAFPAPQEAAALAFPGAALQKRDHALTEAQAREAQALAGTPVRPSAVAFEATRGGVRVGVAFLDTHRVRTLDETVLVAVGADGRILRVELVAFREPPDYQAREPWLRQFQGRRLDGDLALKRGIRPLSGATLTAGALTDAARRGLALAQVLYGIHP, from the coding sequence GTGAAGCCGTCCCTCGTCCTGGCCGCGCTTCTGGCCGCGCCCCTGACCGGCGCCTTTCCCGCCCCCCAGGAGGCGGCGGCCCTGGCCTTCCCGGGCGCCGCGCTGCAGAAGCGGGACCACGCCCTCACCGAGGCCCAGGCGAGGGAGGCCCAGGCCCTGGCGGGGACGCCGGTCCGGCCCTCGGCGGTGGCCTTCGAGGCGACCCGCGGCGGGGTCCGGGTGGGGGTGGCCTTCCTGGACACCCACCGGGTGCGGACCCTGGACGAGACCGTGCTGGTGGCCGTGGGCGCCGACGGCCGGATCCTCCGGGTGGAGCTGGTGGCCTTCCGGGAACCGCCGGACTACCAGGCCCGGGAACCCTGGCTCCGCCAGTTCCAGGGGCGGCGGCTGGATGGCGACCTGGCCCTGAAGCGGGGCATCCGCCCCCTCTCCGGGGCGACCCTCACCGCGGGCGCGCTCACGGACGCCGCCCGGCGGGGCCTGGCCCTGGCCCAGGTGCTGTACGGGATCCACCCGTGA